One stretch of Macaca nemestrina isolate mMacNem1 chromosome 17, mMacNem.hap1, whole genome shotgun sequence DNA includes these proteins:
- the LOC139359575 gene encoding TBC1 domain family member 3B-like — MWRLDKEGLCVQGSSLGWLLQMLNDGISLGLILRLWDVYLLEGEQVLMPMRSIAFKVQRKRLTKTSRCGLWARFRNQFFYTWELDDDSVLKHLRASMKKLTRKQGDLPPPAKLEQGFSAPRPVLASSGRTTLCKGDRQAPPGPPARFQRPIWLVSPPWAPRSSTSCPGGAVWEDTYPVDTQDVPSPAPAQGRPQGSWRFLEWNSMPRLPTDLDIGGPWFPHYDFEQSCCVRVPSEQPEPASHSHFIFC, encoded by the exons ATGTGGCGTCTG GACAAGGAAGGTCTTTGCGTGCAGGGTTCCTCGTTAGGCTGGCTTCTCCAGATGTTGAATGACGGG ATCTCTCTTGGGCTCATCCTGCGCCTGTGGGACGTGTATTTGCTGGAAGGAGAACAGGTGTTGATGCCGATGAGAAGCATTGCCTTTAAAGTTCAGAGGA AGCGCCTCACGAAGACGTCCAGGTGTGGCCTGTGGGCACGGTTTCGGAACCAGTTCTTCTATACCTGGGAGTTGGATGATGACTCTGTGCTCAAGCATCTTAGGGCCTCTATGAAGAAACTAACAAGGAAGCAAGGGGACCTGCCACCCCCAG CCAAACTGGAGCAAGGGTTCTCGGCACCTAGGCCTGTGCTGGCTTCAAGTGGCAGGACGACCCTCTGCAAGGGGGACAGgcaggcccctccaggcccaccaGCCCGGTTCCAGCGGCCCATTTGGTTAGTTTCCCCACCGTGGGCACCTCGTTCTTCCACATCCTGTCCTGGTGGGGCTGTCTGGGAAGACACCTACCCTGTGGACACTCAGGATGTGCCCAGCCCGGCCCCGGCTCAGGGAAGACCTCAGGGTTCCTGGAGATTCCTGGAGTGGAACTCGATGCCCCGGCTCCCGACGGACTTGGATATAGGGGGCCCTTGGTTCCCCCATTATGATTTCGAACAGAGCTGCTGCGTCCGCGTCCCTTCTGAACAACCCGAGCCAGCTTcacattctcattttattttttgttaa
- the LOC139359394 gene encoding TBC1 domain family member 3B-like encodes MEIAEDADSLRAQERENIIMNYEKGHRAGLPEDMGPEPVGIYSSIDRFGILHETELPPATAREVKQMRREITRKSKWMEMLRQWETYKNSKKLIDRVYKGIPMNIRGQVWSVLLNIQEVKSKNPRTYKVRSARAQQTGQAVSGA; translated from the exons ATGGAAATCGCAGAGGATGCAGATAGTTTGCGGGCACAGGAGCGAGAGAACATCATTATGAACTATGAGAAG GGACACCGAGCTGGGCTGCCCGAGGACATGGGGCCTGAGCCTGTTGGAATCTACAGCAGCATTGATCGCTTCGGGATTCTGCA TGAGacagagctgcctcctgccactgctcGGGAGGTGAAG CAAATGCGACGGGAGATAACACGAAAGAGCAAGTGGATGGAAATGCTGCGACAATGGGAGACATACAAGAACAGTAAAAAA CTGATAGATCGAGTATATAAGGGCATTCCCATGAACATCCGGGGCCAAGTGTGGTCAGTCCTGCTGAACATACAGGAAGTCAAGTCGAAAAACCCCAGAACATACAAGGTACGCTCAGCCAGAGCACAACAAACAGGACAGGCCGTGTCAGGGGCCTAG